One window of Alteriqipengyuania lutimaris genomic DNA carries:
- a CDS encoding sensor histidine kinase yields MPKSLLGQSLLAIAITLLIGQAVSAFLLYRSVEERRDFATANAAAFVLMRTAETGPEGREARRALRREMREEARGRGFEFGRIGEGRGARLPRRMAGIVASESPLRPGEERDRGIEERLRSILERQGIGVEELVVAVRPLAEDPVLAEVIRARPGLGARLMDERQELLVAGLRRTGEDEWIVARAARIPMEAGALQLIAIQTVLLFLVLLGATYLVLRRITRPLARLTGRVETFATTQTAGEPLPPEGPADVSRLIVAHNLLEARIAALLDEKDVMLGAIGHDLKTPLAALRVRIESVPDETQRARMAEVIEDLRRSLDDILSLARIGRAKEPPEATQLAALVEAVVEEFEDMGRPVTIAGTQRVVAPVQVTWMRRVLRNLIENALRYGGTAMVSVAREGDVAVIAVEDEGPGIAPGKVAAMLEPFQRGEASRNRETGGAGLGLTITRAIMREHRGDLVLTNRPEGGLRAEMRFPLRG; encoded by the coding sequence ATGCCGAAGAGCCTTCTCGGCCAGAGCCTGCTCGCCATCGCGATCACGCTGCTGATCGGCCAGGCCGTGTCCGCCTTCCTGCTCTACCGGTCGGTGGAGGAAAGGCGCGACTTCGCGACTGCCAACGCGGCGGCCTTCGTTCTCATGCGCACTGCCGAAACCGGGCCCGAGGGGCGCGAGGCGCGCCGCGCGCTGCGCCGCGAGATGCGCGAGGAGGCACGCGGGCGGGGGTTCGAATTCGGGCGCATCGGCGAGGGCCGCGGGGCGCGCCTGCCCCGCCGCATGGCCGGCATCGTCGCCTCGGAGTCTCCCCTGCGGCCCGGTGAGGAACGCGACCGCGGGATTGAAGAACGCCTGCGCTCCATTCTCGAGCGGCAGGGCATCGGGGTCGAGGAACTGGTGGTCGCAGTCCGCCCGCTCGCCGAGGATCCGGTGCTGGCCGAAGTGATCCGCGCCCGCCCGGGCCTGGGCGCACGCCTGATGGACGAACGGCAGGAGCTGCTGGTGGCGGGCCTGCGCCGGACCGGGGAAGACGAATGGATCGTCGCGCGCGCGGCGCGTATCCCGATGGAAGCCGGCGCGCTGCAGCTGATCGCGATCCAGACCGTGCTGCTGTTCCTCGTTCTGCTGGGGGCCACCTACCTGGTGCTGCGCCGGATCACGCGCCCGCTCGCCCGCCTGACCGGCCGGGTGGAGACCTTCGCGACCACGCAGACCGCGGGCGAACCGCTCCCGCCCGAGGGCCCGGCGGATGTCAGCCGCCTGATCGTGGCGCACAACCTGCTGGAGGCGCGGATCGCGGCGCTGCTGGACGAGAAGGACGTGATGCTCGGCGCGATCGGGCACGATCTCAAGACCCCGCTCGCCGCGCTGCGGGTGCGGATCGAGAGCGTGCCCGACGAGACCCAGCGCGCGCGGATGGCCGAAGTGATCGAGGACCTACGCCGATCGCTCGACGACATTCTCTCGCTCGCGCGGATCGGCCGGGCGAAGGAACCGCCCGAAGCGACCCAGCTTGCCGCGCTGGTCGAGGCGGTCGTCGAGGAGTTCGAGGATATGGGGCGACCGGTGACGATCGCCGGGACCCAGCGGGTGGTCGCCCCGGTGCAGGTCACCTGGATGCGCCGCGTCCTTCGCAACCTGATCGAGAACGCGCTGCGCTATGGCGGCACGGCGATGGTCTCGGTCGCGCGCGAGGGCGATGTCGCGGTGATCGCGGTCGAGGACGAGGGGCCGGGCATCGCGCCCGGGAAGGTCGCCGCCATGCTCGAACCCTTCCAGCGCGGCGAGGCCAGCCGCAATCGCGAAACGGGCGGCGCGGGCCTCGGCCTCACCATTACCCGCGCGATCATGCGCGAACATCGCGGCGATCTGGTACTCACCAACCGGCCCGAAGGCGGGTTGCGCGCCGAGATGCGGTTTCCTTTGCGAGGGTAG